GCACGATGGGGCTGAATACTGAAAGGGGGGAAATAATTCTACATCATTTTTGCAACAATGAAATCGTAAACTCATGCATGTTGTATCTGAGAACGCAGATTCGTGCGCGTCAGCAACGACTCGCCTGTCATTACCCGGTTCGCCTAGAGGTGGCGCTGTGGTACAAAACACGACTGTTTCAAGGGTGGCGACCCAATGAGAGGTCGAATGTAACGCTGAAGAGGCAGACTTCCTGCGCAGGAAGCAAACATGTGCTTGTCTTAACCCGGACCAACAAAGTCATTTGGTATTTACCCGAATGCAAATTTCCGGCTGTGCATTGAATTAATTGAAACGTGCGCGTGTCCGGGGTGCCTACATGGACGGCTGAAACTGAGTCAGATTAGAAACTACAGAAGCAGTCCAAGAAGTGCCTGATCTTTACGCAAAGCCTCCCGCTTCCTGCCATGAAATTACATGTAAAACAAATGGGCGGAATccaaaaaaacatttctaaCGTTTTAGAGTTCGCCCTGTAAACGTGTTCATATAGTCAGGACGGCAACGGGGCCGGCGACTCTAAAGCGCTTCGGCTCCCCAGGAAAGGCCGATATGGCAGCTTAAATTCGGAAAACAAGCAAACCAGTGAGCACATGTTCTTGAATTTCTGAGCTTCTTATATAGAGCTGTAAAAGAAAGAAGCCTAGCATGTACTGGATCTCTCCCTGgatttctatttaaaaaaacttgCTTCTGTCACTGAAATGACAGAATCTTCCTGTACAGTTTGCAGGAAGAGAACATGTGCTCTCTTGTTCTCCTTTCAGCGTCTGTAGATTCCACCAGTGGCGCGTTGCTTTGCTGGAAATGCGGTGCGTAAAAACCACTGAACGTCATCCATAACAACCGTGACTGTCATGAAAAAGCCGCGCTGCTTTTCACTATGACTCGGCTGCTTGTAAAATGTTCCTCCCAGAAGACCAAAACAAGTGTGCTAGTTTGAATATGCGCAGGATGTGGCTTTCCCCGTTTCGTCGGGCTGTTTGTCTTCACACTTATCCTGTCTGGGTTGAACATTCTACAAGGGAACCCGTCCCATTAACCTTTGAATATGATGCAACAGGCCCGGTGCAGTTTCTGAGCGCATTGccagtaaaaggaaacagtgggCGAGAGCAGAAACCTTCAACTGTAAGTTCTGAGGAAAGTGCGAGGCGCTGGTTGTGGCCGTCAGACTTTCGGTGTGTGGGCACGCGACCCCGCATTGATTTGGTGCCCCTGCGTCGGGACTTTGAGAACAGCGCGACGACCGCCCTGTGTGTCACGGCCACACAGGTTAGGCGTCACGCGTGCACGCACCTGATCGTGACGACTTGCGTTTCAGCCTCCAGCAGAAGAGACCGAACAGGATGAGCGCGGTCACCACGAGTCCGGCCCACAGACCGGCGGGCAGCGCCCAGTGACACTCTGCAACGGAGACGCAAAACATCCATTTTAATACGTTTGCCTGGTGATTCGTGGTCGTTCATCACAATCCTTCAAAGTCAGTTAGAGCCACGATTGGAAAATACCTCCAGCTCATACattaaaaacatacatcattCCTGCGTCATCTAAAACGAGCTTTGGTCAAACTACGTTTTCAAAACATCGATGAAGCGCCGAAGAGAAACGACTGAATGAATCCAAGGAGCAAAGGAGGAGGCGCCAGAGTGGCGGCCCGCTGCCTCATTCAGATCTCGACAGTTTCCAGCCGCAATTGAAATTTCAGAATCgtgtttggaagaaaaaaaaacctacgAGATTTGTAGCCGCCGCACACCGCGTCCCTTCCGGACGTTCCCGGGATGCTCAGCTCTCTCCCAAAGTCTTCGCACCTGCAAATAACCAAACATGTTTATACCCCAAACACACAAGGGCTCCATACTGAACTAAGCTGATTTTAGTTCCTCTTGTGTACGTTTGAAAACTCCAGAAACAGAAAACTGACGCAGGCGTAAAGAAACCGGAAGGAAGACGAAGATCCGGACGCATTTCTACGGAGCTGGTTCTGACCTGGTGTGTTGACGACAGGGGGAGGAGAAGTCTGTCATGTTGCTGTAGGTGCCGTCCTTACAGGGAGCACAGACCGTGTTGTTGGTGTGGGACGCTGCAGGACGCACAGGGACAGTCTCACTAATTTGGACCTCGTTGGGCAATAATGCAACTGCACGTTGGGATCATTTAATCCGCATTTCCGGATGGAACCTACCGAGAGACGTGACTCCTTCGCCCGGGGGACAGTGGAGGACCGGCTGGCAGTGCTCGCATTTATGGTTGCTACAGTAGAACCCCGTCGTGCACGTACACACGGTGTCCTCCTGAGGGCTGCATTCCTTCAGTGTCCTCTGGTTGCTGTCTGGAAGAGCCACAGAGAAGCTGTTAGAGGGATCAAGTCTCCCGAAGAGGGAGAACCTGGATTCACTAACGAGCGTCAGCATTTGATCCGAAAAAAGGACGAGTAGTTAATGTGCTTTTAgattcccatccatccatcctccatccacccatccatccagccatccatccatcatccatcatccacccatccatcatccatccatccatcatccacccatccatccacccatccattcatccatccatccatcatccatccatccacccatccatccatccatccatccatcatccacctatccatccatccacccctccatcatccatccacccatccatccatcatccacccatccatccatcatcacccatccatccatcatccaccatccacccatccatccacccatccatccatccatccatccatccatcatccaccatccatccatcatcacccatccatccacccatccatccatccatccatccatccatccatccatccatccatcctccatccatccatccatcatccatccatccatccatccacccatccatccatccatccatccatccacccatcatcttTTCAACAGCTTCCACAGTGGCTCATTTTCAAACAGCTCCAGCCTCAGTTTCCATGTAAACaagaaaaataacaataataataataagacgGGAGGTTCGTGCACAGGGGCCCTACAGGGCGGCCaatccttttttgtgtgtgcgtgtattcACAAGTCTGAGCGCGCGTCTTTATCAAAGACACAGGATGGTTTCAGCTCACAGGTCcctcagaggacacacacacacacacacacacacacacacacacacacaccacacacacacacacacacacacacttactggAACTGCAGACCCTGCAGAGATGACAGCTCTTCATATGATTCTTTGTGGCCGTGTAAAAACCGTGTTCACACTTTGCACACTTGGTCGGCTGGTTGCCGTCGCACTCGGCTTCCACGTACGAGCCTGACGAGACGCAGACGCAGAGGAAGGTGAAATGAGCAGCTCAGAAGATGACCAGCCCAGTATTAAGGCAGGCCAGATCGCTGATAAGCAACACCTTTAAAAAGCCCAAGATGAAAGAAATGTCAGTAAATGATGCTGACTGACCTGCATCACAGCGACCACAGCATCCTCCCGTTTTACTGGGGTACTGGTCCTCATTTGTGCAGTTCCCAGTAGCCATCCGTTGCACTCGTGATGACAATACTTCCCCGGTGCGTCCACCCTCCAACTAAAGTCCCTTGTCTTTCTCTACGGCTCTTCAGGAAGCGTCTACCCGATCTTTAGGTTGGCTTCAAGCTTCCTCTGGACTTGTTTCTGACGTCTGCTCTTCTGCCACCTCTCTCGTTCTGACTTTCCCCTCCTCAGTTTGCGTTACCTGCTTCTCATATCTCTTCTAATCCTACAAAATGGAAAACCCCGGGTacctttttttgctttatttccctcctctgcgtctctgtgtctctcgctctctcactctctcgtTTGTCTCTTGTTTCCTCCCTTGTTTCCTGTGTGGGTCCAATCGCTGCTGAGTAAAACACAGGCCTGTTTCTGCTGAGGttcaggttttaaaaaaagaagctgaaccTATAGAGTAAAGAGCACAATGAAacatttcctctctcctctacaCCCTTTCCTCTTACACATGTTCCATTGTTCCCAGTGAACTTTTGTACCAGTGATGTGTGACGGGGCTAAAAATGTTGATGCTCCTTAGTTACTAAAAAAAGGACGTCcacagaaggtttttttttttttaataaaatgtctACGTGTGCAAAATCCGAAGGGGGAAGGGCGAGAAATAGAAACTTCattacaaagaaaagagaagcagagattTTGAGGTTATTTATTTAATGGTAGGGATCTGACCGGATCACAATGTTG
The DNA window shown above is from Takifugu flavidus isolate HTHZ2018 chromosome 10, ASM371156v2, whole genome shotgun sequence and carries:
- the LOC130533012 gene encoding tumor necrosis factor receptor superfamily member 5: MATGNCTNEDQYPSKTGGCCGRCDAGSYVEAECDGNQPTKCAKCEHGFYTATKNHMKSCHLCRVCSSNSNQRTLKECSPQEDTVCTCTTGFYCSNHKCEHCQPVLHCPPGEGVTSLASHTNNTVCAPCKDGTYSNMTDFSSPCRQHTRCEDFGRELSIPGTSGRDAVCGGYKSQCHWALPAGLWAGLVVTALILFGLFCWRLKRKSSRSVFSPIVPVTMVDVIPAGPDSLLKDYRPQICAVDGCELPVYSADHYMVHGCAADSQDSCQSITALKTSHFSTESSHGNGITGHCTGNFHRSISEPQEDEWCGT